The genome window acttaattataaatcaattaatttgttgaattaataataagtaaaattttgaatttatttaatactattttatctaggattataatttatatttggatcaacatattaggaacctgATATGTTAGACATATTAATAATCATTAGTAAGAAATTGAACTAGAAAGACTAATTTAAGTGTGaattgattataaataagttttaaaaattgaggactaaaatatataatataagggattataaatttaaacctagaaaaataaaattgagactTGATTCTataaatttcttaataattgttctaaaataaattttcacggagaaaaatgatattatatcattaatagggatattagattttttctataaataagatgttatgtcttatattttttttgtataattagaACAATAAGCAGTAGATCtgagaatagagaaaagaaaataaaaaaagctaacaTTCAAGATATAACAGTCCCTTACTTCTAAAAGGGTTAAGGAGATTTATGATCTGGTAGTTCGTGTAGATTATTGTTAGATGATGAAAAATTAGACGGCTTGTGATTTATGATAACTCCAAACCCTAAACAACCTTATATTGTCTAACGAGATCCATGAGACtcttaaaagaaacttcaaatATCATTTccattatgtttttatcttttgagaaaccaaacaaaaatagCCACCTTTTATTCTTATGGATCAAGATGAGATACTGATGATGAATGAACCACCATTATAGGTCATCCTAAAGGTCTCAATTGTGTATAAGTAATGATAATAGTCTTCCAAATCCACACTTTTGTAAGGTATATAAGGAACATTATGTCTACATAGAATCATTGTCATTGTCCATTCACCATAGAAGTGATGTCTCTTCTCTAAATTCATAGAATATCTAATCTACCCCTCAAACACTTAATATTCATCAGAAGTTGCAAGATTATTccttatatttttggattttcccACTACCTTTTCCAGTTTCTTCCTCACATAAATAATGGTTTTAGCCTCTCAACTTATAGCCTTAACAAACCTATCATGGAACCTAGACATCAACTTTAACCTAATCTTctcaagtaaaaatataattggcaTGTCTATACTTGCCCACTCAATGATTTAATAATTCAGCGATGTTATTTGTCACTTTATAATTCTTCattttaaggttgaataaataCATTAACTATATATCTGAAGGGCTATTctccaattaattaattgttccaCTATTAATCACTAGTATCCGTCATATGACTACAATAGTTAAGGTATAGATATGATTAACATGCACATCAAAACCTCAATTCTAGCTTCAACCTATGAAATCCTTCTTGAAATTAGCACAAATATACCTCATATATTGTTAGtgtgttgttttaaaaaaaaatctaagcaaCAGCTTCATGTAGACTCTTCAAAACACACACATGGTTATACAAACATATAAAtagttacataaataaataattacatgaaTAAAGAGCTATATAAAATAGAAAGCTAATCATATCTTTTGTCTATcataaacaatttattattaattctagTTTTGATATAGccatacaaaatataaattaaccaTCTCTACATATCATTATTTTAAGCCTCCATCAACTGAAAATAATCCTTTGTTTACATTTAAAGTAACTACTACCAACAACACTTCTCTATAAAGACCCTTCAAACTAAAACCATCAATTCTAAAACAAAGATCCACAatcatttataaatatatcatttataGCTTTCAAGCAAATATAGATTCTTTGAAACCTTTTAGGAAAATTAACATCAAGATTAAAATTATGATCAAAccctaaataaacaaaaaaaaccagggTTAAACCCTTTTAATAATCAAACATATCTTGGCAATTTCTTATCAGACTTATTATGACTTTCTTCTATAAATTCTTTagctttaattttatccctccaCAACTATACTGTGTGaggtttttttctaaattgaccatctaaaatgattttaagaaCTTTATTGGATAAGGTAGGGCAACATTAATTATggatataagttttttttagcaatatatatagatttagtTGCTTTGATCATGTTATAATACAACTatgattatctcaatcttaatCATAAAAGTTTTACTACCATGTAACATAGAAGCATAAATCCTCCACGTGTAGCCACTGCCTGAACAACATAcaaacattttcttcttttgattttttttttgttcagtttAAAACCATGTTTAACTTTATATTCATTCAACATGATCATGAAGTGATACacattattgaatattttacaCTCTTGAAACTCTATGGACCCATTAATCAAAACCTTAAATCatctaaatttgattttagagattggatttagattttttttcttcatctcttGCTCcagctgtttttattttttatcatcactACCATCAAATTTTCCCCTCAAACCATAATTATCATCATCCTTACTACTAAGTTTCTCTTCATTTTAAGAATCAGAATCATGTCATTTagtccttataaaaaaaaaatcacaactaGTATGAATATTATCAATTCATTCATCCTCATTTGTATTTACAAATTCAAACTCCTTCTGATATGATGTAATATAATCATCATCCAAACTATCATTgctacaattatatatatatatatatatataacctcacaccatagttttaaaacccggcctggcgggtcaacccgggacACGGGGCTGGAATCGGGTcgggttgaataaaaaacaggggaaggaaaaacccggtgtgactcggcaagacccggttgcaacacgttgacttttgtttgtttttttactaaaatgacgtcgttttgattttttttaaatgacccGGGCGACCTAGTAATccggtcaaaacccgaaacTCGAGCCTTGGACCAGGCCAGCCACCGAAccaggtctaaaaactatgcctCACACTCTAAACCATAATTGTCAGTATATGTAGTTCTTCCCAAGCTATCTTTCTTAACAGTTATACCATCATCAAATTATCTCGAAGAACATGATCATTATTTACAAACACTACTCTAGGGTTTTGTTTGGGATTGACGATTTAACATAAAACTTTCAGAGTTTTTTAAGgatgtttttgggttttattcaggtttcaaaaaattaaatacttaaCATAAAAATTCTGCACTAGGTGTGGATTTcaacatcttatttttttaaaatcaatattttggaTTACGGCTTCATCATACCTTGCAATTGATGAAACAATCATGACTTTGCTTCATTGCAACTTCATTGTCATGCATATTTGAACATATACAAACAGGAAATTAATACATAAAAGACAAGCTGTTGTCCGGTTGATATAACTGTGTTCGGGACCCTCCTCTGCATGGCAATGCGGATGAAATGAAGTTGATAATTTGAAGAACTCAAAGCAGTTAAACAGGACAGCTTTCTTGAGCCTGTAAAGCTACTCAACACATTGTCAATAGTTGGGGTCCCAAGAGACAGAGACAATCTTTCTCACCCATCTTATTATCAGGCCATTCTTGCTGTTCAAACAAAgttgttaaaagaaagaaacaacatCGGATGTGCTATgtagtttgttgagatttgtttCCTCGGAATTGGATCACGTTTTCCCTTGTGCTATTTTATTTCCTGGTCTAACATGTCAGCAATATTATAGAGATAGAGAGACACATCTCTGATCCGCATTTCAAGTCGAGGAACTGAAACAGCTTCTACTGTTAGAAACGTAACCAACGAAACAGCCAAAAACTCCGAGGACCTGAAATTGTGAACACAAATAcatgaaagagaaaaataaaggaaggaaTGAGTGAATTAAGCGAAAACCAAGGACTGTGAAATGCAGAGTTAGGCTTTAAATAGAAGGGAAGCGGAGGAGGAGGAACAGAACTCAGAAAGGCAGCAGAGAAGGAAGTGGGAGAGATGGAGAATGTCCTTACTAAGACTTCATCTTCTTCAGCTGATAGTGATATCACTCGAGCTCCTCCTAACTCTCTTCTCCCTCCTAAAAAGGAAGCTGGAGGATGGAGATCTGTAAAATACATTCTTGGTAATTAATCAGtcctttaattttgattataatcGTGTTTCttttccatcttcttcttccttttttttttttaattttgtatttttcttgtttcgTCACTTACAAtggtgttttccttttcctttcaaggGAACGAGTCATTCGAGAAACTGGCTTCAATGGGTCTTATTGCCAACTTAACAGTGTATCTACAAACAAGATTCAACATGGATGGTATTCAGTTGGTTAATGTGTTCAATATTTGGTCTGGTTCCACCAATGTTACACCCTTGCTTGGTGCTTTCTTATCTGATACATATCTGGGAAGGTTCCGCACTCTTATCTGCGGTTCCACGGCGTCTTTCCTGGTAAAATCATCTATCTGCTCTTTTCCAATAACTCATAAATTGtgataaaataatagtaataataataataaagacgTTCTGCAGAATCCTTAATCTTCTACTTTCGTTCGTTTGCATGAACAAATTGCAAGGTTGAATGTCTCATATAGAAATTTTGGATATGTATTCTGTAGTTATACTggaaaattcaattattaacaCTGAATGAGGAACGTGAGCCACTGAAtatgttcttttatattttaacaggGCATGGTCGTCATGTCCCTAATTGCAGGCATTCCAAACTTAAGACCCCTCCACTGCACTGGAGGATCCAATTGCCAAAAACCCGAGTTTTGGCAGCTTGGAGTCCTCTATTTGGGTCTTGGATTGCTTGCCATTGGAGCTGGAGGTGTTAGGCCTTGCAACATTGCCTTTGGAGCTGATCAATTTGACACCAGAACTGAAAAGGGAAGAGCCCAACTAGAGAGCTTCTTCAACTGGTGGTATTTCTCTTTCACGGTGTCTCTGGTGATAGCTCTCACTGTAGTGGTCTACGTTCAGACTAATGTGAGTTGGGTTATAGGTTATGGCATACCTGCAGCCTGCTTGTTCTTCTCTAttgtcattttcttgattggaaAACACACTTACATAATCACAAAGCCGCAAGGAAGCGTTTTTGTTGATATGGCCAAAGTGATCGTAGCAGCCTGTAAGAAGCGTGCAATGAGTCTTGAATCAACTCCTGAAAATTCCTTCTATGATCCTCCCTGGATTGAATCAGATCAGCGTGTAACAAAGCTTGCTCACACAAATATGTTCAAGTTCTTTGACAAAGCTGCCCTAATTGCTGATCCAAGCGAATTGGATGACAAAGGTTTGCCCAAGAATTCTTGGAGATTATGTAGTGTTCAACAAGTTGAACAGCTGAAACTAGTGGTAGGACTTGTGCCAGTTTGGATTACTGGAATTGGATGCTTCATTACCATGGACCAAATGAATACTTTCGGCTTGATGCAAGCAATTCAGTCCAACAACAAAATCCACAATTTTAAAATCCCACCAGGTTGGATGGGCCTTAGTTCAATGATTTGCCTTTCAACATGGATATTCATTTACGAGCAAATTTACCTGCCTTTCGCAAAGAAAAGGTCAAAAAAGAATGTTAGATTGACAATGAGACAGAGAATCAACACTGGTATTGTAATGGCAATCCTATGCATGGTGGTGGCTGGAATTGTTGAGAAGAACCGCCGGGAGACAGCTTTGAAACAGGGATCTTTACTGTCACCTCAAAGTATTCTACTGCTGCTGCCACAGTTTTCCTTGTCGGGTCTGAACGAAGGATTTGCTGCTGTTGCTGTTATGGAATACTATACCAACCATTTGCCAGAGAGCATGAGGACTCTTGCCGGGGCCATCTTCTTTCTCAGCTTCTCTGCATCCAGCTACCTCAACACGGTTATTGTCAATGTAGTCCACCATGTGACTGCTAAACTTGGGAAAACACCGTGGTTGGGTGGACGTGACCTCAATAAAGTTAAACTCGACAACTTCTACTACCTTATTGCTGGTTTAGCATTATTAAATCTTCTGTATTTCAACCTCTTTTCATGCCGCTATTTGGAGAAGAATGCTGATAAAAGACCTGGATCTAGGCACGAGGACAAGGGGTTAGAGATGAATGAAAATGTTTAACGACATAAACTCTCTGATTTTGCTGCAAAGTCTCGATTCCTTTTTGGTATCATGCACCAATCGCCAGAGTCTTGAGTTGTATCTATAGGGTGTTTCGTTACCTTGCCTCTGCAaggtctttcttcttcttcttcttcttcttcagttgAGTTAAcgtgtcattttctttttgcaatTTGAAATGAAGGTATGAATTTAGCTTTTAAGCTCTCAAACTTGCAATGTTTTTCATATCGGAGACTTTAGACTGAACTTTGACTTCGTGACTGAGTGGATTACTAACCCCATTTTATGATATAACAATCGTATTTAGGAGGAGAAAATAAACATTGAATCTTTCTACATCTTCATAGTTCCTTCTTCTACTCTCTATTCCTTATTCAGctggattttcttttcaaggatCATGAATTTTCCAAGTACGCGGAAAGATCAATGTGTGTATAGGATAACATTTGCACAAATCCAAGTCTATTTTGGCGAATTGTCCATGATTCTTGTGTGTTTGTTGGAACTGTTAAGTCCATATTGTTAGGACATGCCAATAATGCCTGGAATTAAGCACACAAGTTAACATGTGGTTCAATAATTTGCTTACATTCACAAAGCTACTAGTTTTATTtactaaagataaaattaaaaattacaaccaATGTAGGAGGAGACTCTCTCAACTCAACTCACAAACCATCTTTAACTTTCACCTTATTTTTCTCTATCACttaatgtttattgttgtgTGATTCCTACCCTTACACCTCTTTATTTATAGTCGAAATGGAGGAGCACATACCATGATTTCTTCCCATTACTTTAGTAGACAACCCCCTAAATCTCTTCCATAAAAATCATCTCTTCCTTTCTATCTTGATTTGCAACTGGTTATAAGCCTGATTTGTCTCCATTCATAACAATCTTCTGGAGACAAATGActataattttgtgttttattcCTTGAACACCCACTGAAGTTTTGCATAGCTTCAATATGTCAAGGTTTGTCTTCTATCTTTAAAAACCTACTGAAACTTTGCATAGCTTCAATATGTCAAGGTTTGTCTTCTATCTTTAAAAACCTACTGAAACTTTGCACAACTTTAGTTCGTCAAGTATAGTTCCCGTAGTTAACATATTTGTtggattcttgcttccacaAATCTTCTCTAGTAGATCATAAGATATGGAGTAGTATGGAATTAAGCACCTATGTCAAGAACTCAATCATCTAATAAACTATAAACAACAAGAACCAAAGCTTTATGTACCTCCTCAATAGTAGTATTTATAGAATCAACCTCGATTGcttttggatttatgcaattccTCATTATATAACCAGATTTTTCACAATTCCAATAACCACCTTGCaacactagaagttgacctTTCACTTGCATCCTTCCTTTAAACTTCTTTACTAAGAATAAAGTCTCAAATATTGTCATAATTCAACTTAGACTTTCTAGCGGAGTTACTTACAACCATTCTCATAGCCTCCCAACTATTTGGGAgtgaatccaacaaaattaatGCACatatctcatcatcaaactcaatttcaacaaataataattgatttgtgGTGGTGTTAAAATTATTCAAGTGTTGTGTGACGGGCATTCCTTCTATCATATTTAGAGTCTAAATGCACATACACAACACAACCAAATACTTTCAAATATGAAAGATTTGTTTCATTTCCTATCCAAATATCTTTTgaaattctaaatttaaaaggaaTAGAAGGTTCTCGATTGATTAAGTAGACTACAATGTCTACTCCTTTAGGCTAGAATGATGAAGGTATCCTAGAATGCAATCTCATGCTTCGAGCTCGTTCAATGATGGTTCTGTTTATGTGCTCAACAATGTTATTCTGTTGTGGTGTGCCTAAAATAGTCTTCTCCATCCACATGCCATTAGCACATAATACTCATCAAAGCTTCCATTAATATACTCACATGTATTGTTTGACCTTTCAATCTATATCATAGACCTCTATTTTATAAAGATATCAAATacatcaagtttattttttagataaaactcATACCTTCTTGCAAGAATCATTAATAAAGTTCACACGGTACCTTAAAACTTTGAGGGATGGAACTTGGGAAGGACTTTATAAGTCATTACATACCAGCTCTAATTTCTGAGGCTTTGGATATCTatcattttttagaaaactaaccttttttttatttcctaaaaATCCAACCTTTAcattaagaaaattcaactgACTTTAATATTCTAGGAAGTTGTAATTTTGAAATAAGCAGCATCATTCCTTTTTCACTCATATGACCGCATCTGTAATGCCATatttttgcttgattttcaaCTTCAATGGTAGCAACAATACCTTTTAGTCATGAGGTCATATACAAGGAATAAGTTTTCTTACCttaaaccaaaacaattgcTCCCTGAGAGATCTTCCACATGCCTTACATAAAACTTATTGAATGACCATTACCATCAAACTTTCCCACACAGATCAAGTTCTTCTTTAATTCAGAACATATCTCACCTCCTGTAAATTCCATATAAAACTATTTAGCAACTTGGATTTCCACCTCTTATGCCTATAACATTAAATGATTCGCTACACCACCCCATAATCATTGACAATATAATTATGCAAGATTCTTTGGTGTGGAGTAATATAGAATAATGCACTTGATTCAAGAACTCAATCATTTACTAGACTATAAACAACAATATTCAAAGCTTCATATACCTTTTTAGtaataacatttataaaatcaacctaatttttttttagatttatgcAATTCCTTATAAGATGACCAGATTTGACACAATTCCATCAAGCACTTTGCATCTTGGGCCTTAACATACTTTACtcttaaatttggattttgatatgTCTTATTTAATCTTCTATCAAATCTTTTGCCTCTTGTCTTGAGGTTTAAAGTAGCATTAAAAGTTGAGCTTTCACTTGAATCTTTCCTTTAAACTCCTTCACTAAGAATCAAGTCTCGAATGTCATCATATTTCAACTTGGATTTTCCAATAAAGTTTCTTACATTTGTTCTTATAGTCTCCCAACTGTTTAGGGGAGAAGCCAACAAAATCAATGCACgtatctcatcatcaaactcaatttcaacaaataataattaatttaagatggtgttgaaattattcaaatattgtttgattgttattcctTTACTCATCTTTAGATTGAAGAACTTCTTCATCAAATACACCTTATTCACTAAAGGTTTTTCAAACATGCTGGACATGAATTCCATTAGCTTTATAGTAGTCTTTTCTCTAAACTTAGTTTTGAATGTGATTTTCACTATTGTGTTCGTCGCCATATCCTTGTTGTGGTAATATGttcaaaatgtgttttttaatactTTGATTTCTAGGAAAAGATCAAAACACACCCTTCTAAGATTTGATATTGGTTGTTAGGACCTGTCAATGATGccctaaattaaaaacacataatttaaCATGGTTCATAATTATCTTACATCCACAAAGctactaattttatttattggagagaaaactaaaaattacacCAAGAGGATACTCTCTCAACTTTGTTCACAAACCCTCTATAACTTTTTCCTTACT of Populus trichocarpa isolate Nisqually-1 chromosome 16, P.trichocarpa_v4.1, whole genome shotgun sequence contains these proteins:
- the LOC7486530 gene encoding protein NRT1/ PTR FAMILY 2.8, yielding MENVLTKTSSSSADSDITRAPPNSLLPPKKEAGGWRSVKYILGNESFEKLASMGLIANLTVYLQTRFNMDGIQLVNVFNIWSGSTNVTPLLGAFLSDTYLGRFRTLICGSTASFLGMVVMSLIAGIPNLRPLHCTGGSNCQKPEFWQLGVLYLGLGLLAIGAGGVRPCNIAFGADQFDTRTEKGRAQLESFFNWWYFSFTVSLVIALTVVVYVQTNVSWVIGYGIPAACLFFSIVIFLIGKHTYIITKPQGSVFVDMAKVIVAACKKRAMSLESTPENSFYDPPWIESDQRVTKLAHTNMFKFFDKAALIADPSELDDKGLPKNSWRLCSVQQVEQLKLVVGLVPVWITGIGCFITMDQMNTFGLMQAIQSNNKIHNFKIPPGWMGLSSMICLSTWIFIYEQIYLPFAKKRSKKNVRLTMRQRINTGIVMAILCMVVAGIVEKNRRETALKQGSLLSPQSILLLLPQFSLSGLNEGFAAVAVMEYYTNHLPESMRTLAGAIFFLSFSASSYLNTVIVNVVHHVTAKLGKTPWLGGRDLNKVKLDNFYYLIAGLALLNLLYFNLFSCRYLEKNADKRPGSRHEDKGLEMNENV